AATCCACGACAAAGCGGTCTCGCTGGACATGGCCTTTTACGAGACGCCGGACTATTACGATCGGCTGTACCGCGCTCGCATTGATGCCATCAGCCGACCAGTGGCGTTGCTGGAGAATGTAGGAAGCCTGGCGCAAAACGGCATCACGTTGATTGCGATGGCCGGTGTGTTGATGCGGTTTGGGTGGTGGGTTCCCCTGCTGTTGATTGTGAGCACCCTACCGGCCTTCCACGTAGTGCTACAATCAGCCATGCACCGACACCAATGGCGCGTGCGAAACACGACAGACCAGCGTCGGACCCGCTATTACGACTACATGCTTACATCACAAGAAACGGCAGCCGAACTGCGTCTGTTTGCGCTCGGCGACCACTTCAAAACGGCCTTTCAGAGCTTGCGTCAACGGCTGCGAGGCGAATCGGCGCAACTAGCTCGCCGGGAAGCCATGGCTCGATTCGCTGCCGGCGGCATGGCCATTGTAGCCATCTGTGGCGCGATGGGTTGGATGGTCTGGCAAGCAGCGCGCGGATTGGTCACGCTCGGCAACGTGGCGCTCTTTTATCAAGCGTTCAACCAAGGCCAGCGTGTCATGCGAACACTGCTGGGGCAGGCGGGTGATACCTATAGCAATATCCTATTTCTCGAAAACCTGTTTGAGTTTCTCGGCCTGCAATCACAGGTGACCGACCCGATTGCGCCGGCTGCCACGCCAGCCGCATTGCGAGAAGGCATTCGCTTTGAGCAGGTCACGTTTCGCTATCCGGGCAGTCAACAACCAGCATTGGCGGATTTCAACCTCAGTGTTGACGCGGGCCAGATTGCCGCTATCGTCGGCGCGAACGGAGCCGGCAAAAGCACGCTGATTAAACTGCTCTGCCGGTTTTATGATCCGGAAGCCGGTCGCGTGACGATTGACGGAACAGATATACGTCAATGGCCGCTTATCGAGCTGCGCCGGCTGATCACGGTTCTGTTTCAGGAGCCAGTTCACTACCACACGACGGCAGCAGAGAATATCGCCATCGGCGATCTAGCCGCAGCGCCGAACATGTCACAGATTGAAGCGGCAGCCGCCGCCGCCGGCGCCGATGCTCCAATCCGCCGGTTGCCGGACGGATACCAGACGGTGTTGGGCAAGTGGTTTGGCGGTGCTGAGCTGAGCGTCGGTGAATGGCAGCGTGTGGCGCTGGCCCGCGCATTCATCCGCCAAGCGCCGATCATTATCCTGGACGAACCGACCAGCGCCATGGACTCATGGGCAGAAGCGGATTGGTTAGCGCGGTTTCGCCAGTTGGCTGCCGGTCACACGGCGATTGTGATCACCCATCGGTTCACAACGGCGATGCAAGCTGATGTCATTCATGTCATGGATAACGGTCGGATCATTGAATCGGGTTCACACGAGCAATTACTGGCGCAGGGCGGGCGGTATGCTGAATCGGTGCAGGCTCAATTCCAGGGCCGATTCAATCTCAACCCGTTAAACCGCGCCTGAAAGCTCGACAGCAAACCGACGTCATTGCCTTCAATCAAGCGACACACCGAGATGAACTGACCGCGCACTCGTCCATGAAAATTCGTTATACAGGTTGCCAGTGTGCTCGTCGAGCCAGGATGCTTCGCCGGTTCGCTCTGGCGGCCAGTACGCTGATACCTTCTCCACAGCCTCATTAAGTTGACGCGACACGCTCGTTGTAGGTACATTTTTTCTTCCATTAAAGGCGTCAAATTGACGATGATTCGGAGCAAGTATTCATGCAACACAAGCGGTGGCGAGTGCGGGAAGCAGATCAGGCAGCCACGCATCGGTTAAGACAAGAGCTGGGCGTGTCGCCGATACTATCGCATCTGCTATGTCACCGCCGGCTGAGCGATCCTGAAGCTGCATATCGGTTCCTTCATCCGCGCATTGAACATCTGCACGACCCCTATCTGATGACCGATATGCGAAAAGCTGTCACCCGAATCATGCGCGCCATTCACCAACGCGAGAAGATCATCGTCTACGGCGATTACGACGTGGACGGCACAACCAGCATCATCATCTTGCGAAAAGTTCTGGAATGGCTCGGCGCCAACGTCTCGTATCACGTGCCACAGCGATTGGTGGATGGCTACGGCATGAAAGATGAAGCGATTGAGCAAGCATACGCGGCTGGCGCAAAACTGATCATCAGCGCTGATTGTGGGATTCGAGCCTATGATGTGGTCGAGCGCGCCCGCCAACTCGGCGTGGACGTCATTATTACCGACCATCATCTGCCGGAAACCCGCTTGCCCCGCGGCGTGGCCGTTTTGAATCCACGGCGGCCCGATTGCGGCTACCCGGACAAAGAGCTTGCCGGCGTCGGCGTTGCCCTCAAGCTGGTGCATGCGCTGCTGAAAGAAGCGGGGCGTGAATCGGCGCTGGAATCGTTCATCAAGGTCGCAGCCATCGGCACGATTGCCGACATGGTCCCGCTGACGGGTGAGAATCGTATCATTGCCAAAGTCGGATTGGAGGGACTGCGTCGGCCTCAAAACGATGGCCTGAAGGCGCTGCTGGATGTATCGGGTATTCAACTTGACCGACCGATAGGATACGATGACATCGCGTTTCGCGTCGGCCCACGTATCAACGCGATGGGGCGCATGGGGAAGGCGAATCCGGTGGTTGAGTTGTTTTGGGCCGGGACAGCAGAGGAGGCGCAGATGAGAGCCCGCGAGCTGAATCAACAAAACGCGGCTCGGCAACAAGCGGAACGGCAGGTGTTGAATGAAGCGCACCAGATGATTCAGGCCGATCCAAGTCTGGTCGCCGGTTCGGTGATCGTTTTGGCCGGGCACGGGTGGCATCGCGGCGTCACCGGCATTGCGGCGGCGAAAATTGTAGAGAAATTCTATCGTCCGACGATTGTCATCTCGTTGGATAATGGCCTTGGTCATGGTTCCGGTCGAAGCATTCGCGCTTTTCACTTGCTCAACGGCCTGGATCAATGCGCTGACCTGTTTGTGCAGTATGGCGGTCATTCACATGCCGCCGGCTTAACGATCCGCGAAGATCAGGTCGGTGCGTTGGCGTCACGGCTGAACCGCTATGCTGCCTCGGTGCTGACCCAAGACGATCTGATCCCTGAACTGGACATCGAACACATATTGACCATCCCTGAGGTGACATTGAATCTCTGGCAGGACATCTCGCAATTAGAACCCTTCGGGCATGGCAATCCGAAGCCGATCTTGGCCGTGCGCCACGCGCATATAGCTGGCGAGCCACGCATCGTCAAAGACAAGCACCTGAAGTTCCGCCTCATGCAACATGGGCGAGACATTGAGGTCATCTGGTGGAACGGCGTCGAAGCGGACGTAGAGTTGACGGGCCGAGAACTGGTCTCAGTCGCCTTCACCGTGGACGCCCATTACTATCAGGGTTCGGTCGGCCTACACCTTGTGGCCAAAGACCTCAAAGTGAGGAGTCACTAAAGATGAACCTTCATCGCGCTCACAGATGGCCTCAACTGGTCAGGGTGGTTGCTGCCGTTATCTTCCTCAGCACGGTGGTCGCCATCTTCATTTCCTATCGAAACCGCTCAACCACGAACCCTCGCGCCGGCGATGCATTCCCCAAGCTGAGTAAACGGCTGGTCTCCGTTGCCGAAAATGTCGAACACCGACGAGAGCGGGGCGCAGAGACGACCTTGTTTCTCAAAGCCGCGCGCGACGAAGTATATGACGACGGCCACCATGAATTAACAGATGTGGTGGCTGAACTCTATGATGAGACAGGGAAGCCACGTGGGTCGCTGCGAGCTGGCTTCTGTATTTACGATCCAACACAAACGCTCGTCATCTTTCAGAACCGCGTCTCGGTGACAGCATGGGACATGTTGTCATTGGAGACTGAACGGCTGACGTATGAACAGAAAACCGGCTTGATTCTGAGCGATCAACCAGTGCAATTCCGTTATCCTCATTGGCGCGGCCAGGTGGTCGGCATCGAAGTGCGGACACAGCCCGGACAGGAGCAGATCATCTTCAAACAGCACGTCCGCGTCGAGATTGACTCATCCACCGGCTCGACCAACCAAATCATTCGCCTACAGAGCGACTCGGCGTATGCCACAAAGGCGGATGCCAGCGTGCACCTGCTCGGTAATGTGAGTTTGACACAGTCCACACAATCACTGCGCGCTGACCGGATGGTAGCCGTGTTTAATCACGAACGGCAGTTGCAACACGTCGAGGCGCAGGGACGTTGCGTCATGACATTTCAATCCGAGTCGCGTATCAGTGAGGTGCGAGCCAGTAGCATGAAGTTTCTATTCGACGCTCAGCAACGATTGCACCAGGCGACGGCAACAGGTGGAGCGGTGGCCACGGTCACCGATGCTCGAGAGGTGCGGCAGGTGCGCGCCTTTCACATTGAGGCGACATTTGTGCCATCCTCCGGCGGAGCCGTGCATGTGGCGCGAGTCGTCGGTGATCGGGGACGAGTGGACGTGCAGGTGACGCCAGTCAAAGGCGCTCCGAGTGAACCACGTCAAGAAAGAGCTCGACTGAGTCTGTCCAGCTCGGAACAGAAGCGGCTCGTGGCGGATCGAATCGAGCTGTTGTATCAACCAGGCGGTCGAGAGCTAGACCGTGCCACGGCTTCCGGCCAAGTCGAACTGGTGTTAGAGCCACTGGCCGCGAGCCGCGCCGCTGAACGCAAAACGATTCGCGCCGGACGAATGGAGATCGCGTTTTACCAGGATGGTAATCTGGCCGAGACGCTTAATGCCCAAGATGTACAGGTGGAATTCGAGCCGTTGAAACCCACGTCGGCGCGAGCCAAGCGCACAACCAAGAGCAAACAACTAGTCGGACAGATTGATCGCGCGACGCAAGACCTGACCAGCTTGACGCAATCAGGTGATTTCCATTTCGTTGAAGGTGACCGGCAAGCGAAAGCCGATACAGCCACGTACGATGCAGCTACTCACATCATCAGTCTGCGTGGTGGCGAGCCGGTGATCTGGGATAGCCGCGCGCGCACACGCGCCGAGCACATCCAGATTGACGTGCAAGCGGGCACGAGTGTCGCACAGGGTCGCGTGACAACGACCTACTACAACCAAGAGGCCACCGAGCGAGCAACTCCATTTCAACAGCAACAATCGCCCGTGTTCATTGCAGCGGATCGCGTCGAGGTCAATCACGAGAATCACTTTGCTGTGTACACTGGCAAGGCGCGTGCGTGGCAAGAGGAAGCCTATGTGACAGCCCAGCGCCTTGAATTGTACGGTCGAGAACGCATGATGGTGGCGGTCGGTCAGGTGAAATCGGGCTTTTATCGCGCTCCCGCGGGTCACCAAACAGGCCAAGCTAGATCGTTCGTTCCAGTGTTCGTCAGTGCCGGGCGGATGACTTATCAAGATAGCAATCGGTTGGTGCGCTATGAGAGTCAGGTGCAGTTGCAGCACGCTGACCGGCGCATGATGGCCGATCAGCTCAGTGTGTTCCTCAAGCCTGAGCTGAACGAGATCGAACGCGTTGTCGCTGACGGGCACGTCGTGGTGACCGAACCACAGCGGCAAGCATTCGGCGATCAGGCTGTCTATACGGCAGCCGACGAGCGCGTGGTCATCATTGGCCGACCAGCGCGCATTGAAGACGACCGCTACGAAGCCGCGCAGAGGGGCTCTCGATTGACTTATCTAATGGGCGATGATAAAGTAGTGCTCGGAGATCATGAAGGATCACAACGGGTTAAATCAATGCGGAAAATCCAGTAATACTGAGGCGTAGAGGCGTGATGTCGCAGCTCATTGTAGAGAAAGAAATACCCGACGTGTGGCACGGCGAAGTCGTCTCCTCAATGCCTGATTGGGTTGATCCGGCCATTGTCACTGAAACACTGCGAGCTGTCGGCTTGAAAAAATCCTATAAGAAACGCTGCGTCGTCAACAATGTCTCGCTACATGTGCGACCGGGTGAGGTTGTCGGCCTGCTGGGTCCTAACGGCGCAGGCAAAACAACAACGTTCTACATGATCCTCGGCTTGGTTGATCCCGATGAGGGTGACATCTTCCTTAAAGGAAAGTGCATTACCAAGCTCCCCATTTACATGCGAGCGCGCCAGGGAGTGACCTATTTACCTCAAGAGCCGTCCATCTTCCGCAAGATGACCGTCGAGGATAATCTTCTGACGATCCTGGAAACGTTGAATCTAAGCAAACAGGAACGCTACCAACGACTGGAAGCGTTGTTAGATGATCTGGGCATTCGCCATGTGAGAAAAACGATGGGGTATGCCCTGTCTGGCGGCGAACGCCGACGCACGGAAATCGCCCGCGCGTTGGTGATTGAGCCGCAGTTTATGTTGCTTGATGAACCATTCGCCGGAATTGATCCGCTGGCTGTGCTGGACCTGCAAACTATTATTCGTGATCTGAAGGCGCGCGGCATCGGCGTGTTGATCACCGATCACAATGTGCGCGAAACCTTGGCAATTACCGACCGCGCCTACATCATCAACGAGGGGAAAATTTTCCGTTCAGGCACGCCCCAAGAATTGACGGATGATCCAATGGTTCGACGAGTCTATCTAGGAGAAGGATTCAGGTTGTAGCGTATGCCTTCGGTCAAACTCCACACTACGCTGTCTCAACGGCTGATCCTTACGCCTCAGCTCAAGCAGCGGATTGATATGCTGGCGATGACCAAGGTGGAGTTGCTCGATGCGATAAATCAAGAGCTGCAAGAGAATCCGGTCCTGGAAGAAGTGACCGAACCGGTGACCGACGGCCAACAGTTGCTGGCCAAGACAGATCAAGAAGAATTCTCCATCCATCCGCGAGAAACCGAGCTGGAGAAGGTGGAGCCGGTGACCCCGGAACCAACGGCCAACGGTGACCCGTTCGATCAAATTGATTATGGATCGTTCTTCCAAGATTATCTTGATCCGGGCCCGCGAACCACACAGAGCGAAGTCGCAGAGGACGAACCCTCTCTGATCGAAAAACTCACACCGGGCAAAACAAGCCTGTATGATCATCTCACCTGGCAGTTGCGACTGATCGGTTTGTCAGACGAGATGCTGAGTATCGCTGAAGCGATCGTCGGGAATCTGAATGAGGACGGATACTTGGAGGCAACCCTCGAGGAAATTGCTGCCATGGGCCCGTGGCCGGTGGAGCAGGTTGAGGCTGCGCTGAAGGTCGTCCAACATCTGGACCCGCCGGGGGTCGGCGCGCGTGATCTGCGCGAATGCCTCTTGATCCAATTGAGAGAGCACGGATGGGAAAACGATCTGGCTGCAACGTTGGTGGCTGAGCACCTGGAAGAATTACAACCGCGCCGATTACCTGAGCTGGCCAAGAAGTTGGGATTGCCACTGGATGTCGTCGAGGCCGAGATGGACAAAATCCATCAGCTCGATCCACGGCCGGGCCGGAATTACGCGGCGACGCCACCACAATACATTACGCCAGAAGTGAGCATCGTCAAGATTGGCGACGAGTACCGCCTCATCTTCAATGATGATGAAGTGCCACGACTGCGCATCAATCCGACCTATCGGCGCATGTTGGAAGGCAATGACGTCTCAAAGGAAGTCCGCGACTTTGTGCGCGAGCGATTTCGCGGCGCATTGGAATTGTTGAAAAATATCGAGCATCGGAAACGAGCGATCTACCGCGTATGTGAGGCGATCGTCCGGCGGCAACGAGACTTTCTCGATTTCGGGCCGGAGTACCTCAAGCCGATGCTGCTCAAAGATATTGCTGAGGAGTTGAATTTGTCGCTGTCCACGATCAGTCGAGTGGTCAATAACAAATACGTCGAGACCCCGCAAGGAGTGATGGAGCTGCGTCGGTTCTTCACCGAAGGGTTGACGCGAGATGACGGCCGAGAAATCTCGACACGCGTCATTAAGCTGCGCATCAAAGAACTGATCGAGCGCGAGGACCCGCGCAATCCGCTGACTGACGATGATATTGTGAACATTCTCGGCCGCAATGGCATTCGGCTCTCACGCCGAACTGTGACGAAATACCGCAAGCTGATGGGCATCGAGAGTTCACGAGACCGACGGGCTCCCTAGGAGGTGGCTATGTTACTAGAGTTGACCGGACGGAATGTTGAAATCACCCCGCGCATTGAAAAACGTATCAACAAGCACTTATCGAAACTTGATAAATTGTTTCATGATGACTCGGCCAGCGCTCATGTGATCATCACCGCCGAAAAACATACTCACCGGACGGAGATCATCCTGACGTGGCGCGACCACCGGCTGACGGGCGTGGCTGAAACCACTGACTTGGATACGTCCGTCAGTCAAGCGATTGATAAGATCAACCGCCAAGCCCTCAAACAAAAAGAGAAATTCGCTGCCCGCCGACGCACAGCCCGCAAAGCGCCTCGGATGATCCCAGCCCTGGAAGAGACAACCGCGCCGGAGCCACGAATCATTCGGGCACGGCTCAATTCATTCAAACCACTGACCGTTGAAGAAGCCGCCCTCCACCTGTCTGAGACGGGCGATCATTTTTTGGTCTTCCGCGATGCCGAGCGAGACGCCGTGTCGGTGCTGTACAAACGCAAAGACGGACACTATGGGTTAATCGAGTCCTAGCGCCTTGATTTCTTGTCCTAATCATGGCCTCTCCGCACATTGTGATTATTACCGGGCTGAGCGGTTCGGGAAAAACCTCAGCCGTCAAAGCCTTTGAAGACCTCGGCTACTTCTGCGTTGACAACTTGCCGATCCAACTCATTCCGACATTCGTTCAGTTGTGTGACCGCTCCGATGAAACATTGAGCCGCGCCGTCATTGTGGTTGATATTCGGGAGAAAGAGTTCCTGCCTGAATTTCCCCATATCTATGAAACGCTAAAAAAACGCAACATTCATCTGACCGTCCTGTTCTTTGAGGCCAATGATGAAACGATTCGTCGTCGCTTTTCAGAAACACGCCGGCCTCATCCGTTAAGCCAACAGAAGAAGCATCTGGCACAATCCATTGCCGCTGAGCGCGCTCTGCTGGCGCCTTTACGCGCGCTCGCCGATATGGTCGTGGATACCTCCGATCGGAATGTGCATGCCTTGCGTCAATACCTGATTGAACAATTCAGTGGCAACGGACGCCGCCTAGAGATGCATATTCTGATCGTGAGTTTTGGCTATAAGCACGGGCTGCCACCAAACATGGATTTGTTATTCGATGTGCGATTCTTACCCAATCCTCATTTCGTGCCCGAACTGCGCCCTCTGACCGGCAAGCATCCGCAGGTGGCGGCATACATGAATCAGTCGCCTGAGACTCAGGAGACGCTGCGCCGATTGCAAGAGCTGCTGGAGTTCTTGCTGCCTCATTACCGACGTGAAGGACGCAGTTATCTCACCATTGGCATCGGATGTACCGGCGGGCGGCACCGCTCGGTGATGGTGGCCGAAGCGCTGCGCCGATTTTTGCGACGAAAAGGATACAAGGTGAAAGTTCAACATCGCGACTGGAAAAAATTCGACATGTATTGATTCCCAGAGCCATCACGAGTTGACAGGGGCGCTGGCAACCGGCGCGCCGCGGTCAAATCGGTGTGGAGGTGACAGACATTGATCGGTGGAGTTTTAGTAACACATGGACAATTAGCCAGAGAATTGGTTCACGCAGCCGAGACAATCGTTGGCGAAGTGCAACAGATCACTGCCGTTTCCATCGGCTGGCATGATGATGTGGAAACGGCTCGCCAAGCGATCAAAGCGGCGATTGATCAGGTTAATTCAGGCAGTGGCGTCCTGGTGCTAACCGACGTGCTGGGCGGAACGCCGACCAATATCGCGGCTAGCTTTATGGGGATTGAACCAATCGAGATCGTGACCGGCGTCAACCTGCCGATGGTCATTCGATTGGCTAGCCAACGCGGGGACGAAGACCTGATGACCTTAGCTCAGCAGGTGCGGGATCAGGGAAAACAGGACATTTACCTGGCCAGCGAAATTCTCACTCCGAAAGCATGATCCATCGCTTGCTCAGGCCGATGAACTGCCTCCTGGCAACGGCATATCCCGATGCGACAACAAACGATCACCGTTCGGAATCGTCTCGGACTGCACGCGCGCGTGGCTGCCAAGATCGTCCGCGTGAGCAATCAGTTCAAGAGTGACGTGCGATTGCAGCGACTGGATAACGGACGCGCCGGAGACGCCAAGAGCATCTTCGGCATTCTCTTGTTGGCGGCGACGCAAGGCACGCAGCTCATCCTGACAACATCGGGCGAGGATGAAGCGGAAGCTTTGAAGGAACTGGCAAACTTCATTGAACGTCAATTCGATGACACCGACGCATGACAGAACAAGCAACCAGATGAT
This portion of the Blastocatellia bacterium genome encodes:
- a CDS encoding ABC transporter ATP-binding protein/permease translates to MNESLKILTVKLSGAMTQLPYIPQALALVWSAARPWTIAWAVLLIAQGLLPVALVHLTQNVVDSMVAAMNAGGQWQALEPALRWVIVMALVLLLIEGLESVMAWIRATQSELVSDHVSGLIHDKAVSLDMAFYETPDYYDRLYRARIDAISRPVALLENVGSLAQNGITLIAMAGVLMRFGWWVPLLLIVSTLPAFHVVLQSAMHRHQWRVRNTTDQRRTRYYDYMLTSQETAAELRLFALGDHFKTAFQSLRQRLRGESAQLARREAMARFAAGGMAIVAICGAMGWMVWQAARGLVTLGNVALFYQAFNQGQRVMRTLLGQAGDTYSNILFLENLFEFLGLQSQVTDPIAPAATPAALREGIRFEQVTFRYPGSQQPALADFNLSVDAGQIAAIVGANGAGKSTLIKLLCRFYDPEAGRVTIDGTDIRQWPLIELRRLITVLFQEPVHYHTTAAENIAIGDLAAAPNMSQIEAAAAAAGADAPIRRLPDGYQTVLGKWFGGAELSVGEWQRVALARAFIRQAPIIILDEPTSAMDSWAEADWLARFRQLAAGHTAIVITHRFTTAMQADVIHVMDNGRIIESGSHEQLLAQGGRYAESVQAQFQGRFNLNPLNRA
- the recJ gene encoding single-stranded-DNA-specific exonuclease RecJ; its protein translation is MQHKRWRVREADQAATHRLRQELGVSPILSHLLCHRRLSDPEAAYRFLHPRIEHLHDPYLMTDMRKAVTRIMRAIHQREKIIVYGDYDVDGTTSIIILRKVLEWLGANVSYHVPQRLVDGYGMKDEAIEQAYAAGAKLIISADCGIRAYDVVERARQLGVDVIITDHHLPETRLPRGVAVLNPRRPDCGYPDKELAGVGVALKLVHALLKEAGRESALESFIKVAAIGTIADMVPLTGENRIIAKVGLEGLRRPQNDGLKALLDVSGIQLDRPIGYDDIAFRVGPRINAMGRMGKANPVVELFWAGTAEEAQMRARELNQQNAARQQAERQVLNEAHQMIQADPSLVAGSVIVLAGHGWHRGVTGIAAAKIVEKFYRPTIVISLDNGLGHGSGRSIRAFHLLNGLDQCADLFVQYGGHSHAAGLTIREDQVGALASRLNRYAASVLTQDDLIPELDIEHILTIPEVTLNLWQDISQLEPFGHGNPKPILAVRHAHIAGEPRIVKDKHLKFRLMQHGRDIEVIWWNGVEADVELTGRELVSVAFTVDAHYYQGSVGLHLVAKDLKVRSH
- the lptC gene encoding LPS export ABC transporter periplasmic protein LptC: MNLHRAHRWPQLVRVVAAVIFLSTVVAIFISYRNRSTTNPRAGDAFPKLSKRLVSVAENVEHRRERGAETTLFLKAARDEVYDDGHHELTDVVAELYDETGKPRGSLRAGFCIYDPTQTLVIFQNRVSVTAWDMLSLETERLTYEQKTGLILSDQPVQFRYPHWRGQVVGIEVRTQPGQEQIIFKQHVRVEIDSSTGSTNQIIRLQSDSAYATKADASVHLLGNVSLTQSTQSLRADRMVAVFNHERQLQHVEAQGRCVMTFQSESRISEVRASSMKFLFDAQQRLHQATATGGAVATVTDAREVRQVRAFHIEATFVPSSGGAVHVARVVGDRGRVDVQVTPVKGAPSEPRQERARLSLSSSEQKRLVADRIELLYQPGGRELDRATASGQVELVLEPLAASRAAERKTIRAGRMEIAFYQDGNLAETLNAQDVQVEFEPLKPTSARAKRTTKSKQLVGQIDRATQDLTSLTQSGDFHFVEGDRQAKADTATYDAATHIISLRGGEPVIWDSRARTRAEHIQIDVQAGTSVAQGRVTTTYYNQEATERATPFQQQQSPVFIAADRVEVNHENHFAVYTGKARAWQEEAYVTAQRLELYGRERMMVAVGQVKSGFYRAPAGHQTGQARSFVPVFVSAGRMTYQDSNRLVRYESQVQLQHADRRMMADQLSVFLKPELNEIERVVADGHVVVTEPQRQAFGDQAVYTAADERVVIIGRPARIEDDRYEAAQRGSRLTYLMGDDKVVLGDHEGSQRVKSMRKIQ
- the lptB gene encoding LPS export ABC transporter ATP-binding protein; protein product: MPDWVDPAIVTETLRAVGLKKSYKKRCVVNNVSLHVRPGEVVGLLGPNGAGKTTTFYMILGLVDPDEGDIFLKGKCITKLPIYMRARQGVTYLPQEPSIFRKMTVEDNLLTILETLNLSKQERYQRLEALLDDLGIRHVRKTMGYALSGGERRRTEIARALVIEPQFMLLDEPFAGIDPLAVLDLQTIIRDLKARGIGVLITDHNVRETLAITDRAYIINEGKIFRSGTPQELTDDPMVRRVYLGEGFRL
- the rpoN gene encoding RNA polymerase factor sigma-54, producing the protein MPSVKLHTTLSQRLILTPQLKQRIDMLAMTKVELLDAINQELQENPVLEEVTEPVTDGQQLLAKTDQEEFSIHPRETELEKVEPVTPEPTANGDPFDQIDYGSFFQDYLDPGPRTTQSEVAEDEPSLIEKLTPGKTSLYDHLTWQLRLIGLSDEMLSIAEAIVGNLNEDGYLEATLEEIAAMGPWPVEQVEAALKVVQHLDPPGVGARDLRECLLIQLREHGWENDLAATLVAEHLEELQPRRLPELAKKLGLPLDVVEAEMDKIHQLDPRPGRNYAATPPQYITPEVSIVKIGDEYRLIFNDDEVPRLRINPTYRRMLEGNDVSKEVRDFVRERFRGALELLKNIEHRKRAIYRVCEAIVRRQRDFLDFGPEYLKPMLLKDIAEELNLSLSTISRVVNNKYVETPQGVMELRRFFTEGLTRDDGREISTRVIKLRIKELIEREDPRNPLTDDDIVNILGRNGIRLSRRTVTKYRKLMGIESSRDRRAP
- the raiA gene encoding ribosome-associated translation inhibitor RaiA; translation: MLLELTGRNVEITPRIEKRINKHLSKLDKLFHDDSASAHVIITAEKHTHRTEIILTWRDHRLTGVAETTDLDTSVSQAIDKINRQALKQKEKFAARRRTARKAPRMIPALEETTAPEPRIIRARLNSFKPLTVEEAALHLSETGDHFLVFRDAERDAVSVLYKRKDGHYGLIES
- the rapZ gene encoding RNase adapter RapZ; this translates as MASPHIVIITGLSGSGKTSAVKAFEDLGYFCVDNLPIQLIPTFVQLCDRSDETLSRAVIVVDIREKEFLPEFPHIYETLKKRNIHLTVLFFEANDETIRRRFSETRRPHPLSQQKKHLAQSIAAERALLAPLRALADMVVDTSDRNVHALRQYLIEQFSGNGRRLEMHILIVSFGYKHGLPPNMDLLFDVRFLPNPHFVPELRPLTGKHPQVAAYMNQSPETQETLRRLQELLEFLLPHYRREGRSYLTIGIGCTGGRHRSVMVAEALRRFLRRKGYKVKVQHRDWKKFDMY
- a CDS encoding PTS sugar transporter subunit IIA — encoded protein: MIGGVLVTHGQLARELVHAAETIVGEVQQITAVSIGWHDDVETARQAIKAAIDQVNSGSGVLVLTDVLGGTPTNIAASFMGIEPIEIVTGVNLPMVIRLASQRGDEDLMTLAQQVRDQGKQDIYLASEILTPKA
- a CDS encoding HPr family phosphocarrier protein, with the translated sequence MRQQTITVRNRLGLHARVAAKIVRVSNQFKSDVRLQRLDNGRAGDAKSIFGILLLAATQGTQLILTTSGEDEAEALKELANFIERQFDDTDA